The nucleotide window AAGACAcaagaaaaaactgaaacctGTAAATATTTTTCCCGACTCAAAAATAACACCCTATAAGACATCCGCAAACGTACGAAGTCGCATTTATTAGTTTGTTACCCAGACATTTGAACTTGGATTCGTTGAAAACAGTAACGCATATTATTATTGTAGAGGTTTTTTCTGTCAAACGAAAATGACCTGTTCGTGGAAAAAACAAGTGTGTGTTCAAACTGTTGGAAAAAAcagattgaattattaatttgaaatctttttaatGTCTGCAACTCATTTTTCCATTATAATCCtaaacttgttttttgtttttaagagcaaattttattttaatatttttttcaacgcATTGGCTACAGAATGTTCGGTTAACGCCAGCGAATACAATATTATCGTTTTATCATAAGATTTGACAGTTTTGTGACCCTTTTATTCTGCACTTTAATATAACAGAATtttcataagatttattttatttttgaaatttttcgatCTTAGCAGTTAGTTTACAGCATATTTAATATCGATAAAACAACAGTTTGATTGATGGGCAAATTACCTTTGAAAGGTGTTGTCTGGTTTCGTTAAATTAACGTTCCTTAGTATGAGCTGACAGCTCTGTTTGGCGATCAACATCTGTGATGTGCAGTATTACTACTGGGCGGTAAACATAGTTTTTACCGAAGTGAAACAACAGTTCGTTTATTCTGAGAAAGAACAGTTCAGTCAGGCTGTTTGATATTTTCCGACACATCactatattattaagaattatggGGAGTACTCACATTTGTTTGTTAcgaaataagtttattttgttattgctgCGACAAAATAAATTTGCCGTCGACCagctaaatacattttaatactattgatttatattttaattgatgtaGAGTTCATAACTCGCTTTTAATACTatgattatcctttttttttatataaatgtaatttacgcgatttaatatttacaaaaaaactatggTTTATAACTATAACACTATTCCCTGCGACGTTTCCCTCATTCTTAACACAGAAGCTCTGATACACTCCTGCTGTAGACAAATATATCCCTTTTGGTTCCCCTTTCCATTACCCTAAAATACCCTATATCCTGGGAAGGGGCCAGGGTAGAAAATCGTATATGTTACAAAACGCATAGAATCACTTTGAATGCGGGTTTTCTTTCTTCTCAATGTATTACTTGACCGTTGTTAatcttataaattcatttaacaaacgtatgggtaaattaattttattcagttgatGGGTTATTAATTACTAAGGtctttgataatataaataatcttgtTCTTAATATAGACTTTTctacttcttctttttcctttttagcctccggtaattacctttcagataataattcaggggatgaatgagtatgatgtatatgagtgtaaatgaagtgtagtcttgtacaatctcaggttgaccgttcctgagatgtgtggttaattgaaccccaaccaccaaagaacaccggtatccacgatctagtattcaaatccgtgtaaaaataactgattttactaggacttaaattttactctcgacttccaaatcagccgatctgagaagacgcgttcaccagtagaccaacccggtgggtttagacTTTTCTACTGAAATGAATGACTGAAACGCATACAGGCGACACAACAATGTTGTTGCTTGGTACCACGGCAGCGACAGCCGCAATTCGAATCATTTTACTATCCTTTTAGTACAGTGATTCCCAAATTTTCCGAgttgcggcgccctttttcaattaaaatttttccatggcgccccaccctaagtaaaagtatgactactcgtaagtaagagataaaaataaataaaacttgtgtatcgtcattatttttttacttcattaacattatattaataatcataaatgtcttggttcaattaattatgaagcgtTTACAATACTTCACGGTGCACCTGTGAAAAGGAtgcggctccccggggcgccgcggcgcacagttagGGAATCAATGTTTTAGTATATTTGCTTCATTACCTAACAGCGAATGGGCCGTCGTAAGATATATTTTGATGTTAGTACCGGATCgcagaacacttttttttttttagtttaatcacCTCaacgtaatattttgaaaaattatgacaaaattatgacaaattatgacaaaattatgacaaatttacatttttaaatttaatttgatttaattatttatgtatataattatatatttatttatttgtattttatatatatatacagaatgtaccACGAAGTTCTACCGGGACTTTCGTAACCTATTATAATCgtgagaaaaatggaaaaagttcatataacatATTTcccaaaatgcttcgtttgtgagttacggttACTGGAAGTTATttctctcggatttcagctaccccggtgaaatgagatcgtactgcaatttttaggacttaattaacggagaattagtgatttcttatgatttttgacctgaaaaatcgaataaaataggttccagaaccgtatatcagtagtttttgagaaatctggagtgaaaaccaataaagtgGGATAAAAACCCCTGCTTTTTGtgtttaacgtacaataactttgttaaatgggtaataaatacataaaacttttaaacaagcttgtagagaatttaatttttaacaaaattgtgtaagataagttgaataaatcaaagaaaaatttaatattttcggaCACTTTATTTTCACATGGCCTTTGAACATCTTTTGACATTAAAAGTTACGTTATGACTTGCTACGTAttctttcagtcagaaatataatttgcttacattaaatattcatttaaacatcaagaaagcatttttgaaagtttatgtttgaagcgttgctttatatggaagtgaaacttggacgatcggattacctgaaaagattacaagcttttgaaatgtggtgttgacaaatgaagaggtgtttcgGGCAAattgacgaagaaagaagcatttgaaaaaatatagctaaaagaagagacaaacttacaGGCCATATCtgaaggcatcctggaatagtcgctttgatattggaggaaaAGGGAAAAAAACTGTGCAGAAAGGCAAGTttggatatgtaaaacaaattgttagggatgtaggctgtagggggtataccgaaaaaAACGATTGgaattagatagggaatcttggagagctgcgtctaaccagtcaaatgactgaagataaaaaaaacgtATCCTTTAACTTCAAATGAAACCACCTCGATAGGATTTAAATCTGGGTGGTATGGAGGTAGTCTAAGTCATGCCCTTTCTTTTGTAAATGTTCGTCAGATAGACAGTTGACTATTCCCTATTTGcttttacaaatttgtataatTGTGGTTTCAGCatcaagaaaaaatgaagaacaaAATTGCTTCTGCAACcactttatcatatatttttttcttgaattaaaaattggTGATTTTTCTAAAACGGCATTGTGATAGGATGTCTTATTAGAAATTACCAAAGAATTATCGGGAAGGTTTGGAATTAACATCTCTTATcttcattttaagtaattttcccCTCGTTTAACCTCTGTAATCGCCACTTTTTAATTTGCTTGCCAAGTTAGTAAGGCGTACGGAATAATAACCCATTTCTCCTCCGGCATCCACTATATACTATGTCTATTGCCTTTTCAAATAGGAACTATCAGCCCGTCACCTGAGTCACTacacaaagatttatttttacgtagTGCGAGAAGATAATGTTACACTGTTGGCCTACTTtcggttctaaatttttttacggcAGATATTGGATACGCTTAAATCTTATATCACTCTGTGAGAACCTTCCTGTTATTTTCGGTTTTTCTCCACCTAAAGCccaattcttttatttgttttcgcATACTCGACTTTTTTGCTTTATAACCAATGGCATCTTTAAGCGCTAACTTTATCTTTTTCACAATCCTTATTGTTTTACCTTGTTTTTATCcttattgttttttatgaatttcttgaAATTCGTTTTTAGCCCGTCTCGGCACACACTTGTCATCTAGTCCCGTTGCAGGAATTTTACGAGAGggggtttgtattttattaagtagAAAAAGAAGTCTCCACCGGATTTTCACTAATTATTCTAACAACCGCTTTTTCTATTTTCTCACTCTTTGGACTAGAGATCACGACATCCCACACACAGCAAGCTGTTTTTTCTTCACATTCTTTAATGTGAATCCAGGGGTTTATCTTCTTTTTCCGACTTTCGAAATAGATCACCTTCTCCTTTCACAGacttataaatactatttattatttcccgGGCCTGCTGTTTTTTTTCGAGAGAATTAAGTtcactcataattataaaacactaaaaatacagAACCGATTATAAAACGTGATTATTTTTCTCAATCAAGACTCGAATAAAATGAAACGGAATTTGTACATATGCAGTTACATGACCaacaaatacagaacaattagttaatTGGATTATAATCAAGCATTCAATAACGCCAACTTACAggcgattatttattttttatattggcCTGGCTGTACTTGAAAGCTACGAACACACAGCAAACAACATAGCTATATCGTTTCTTGATATATGATTGTAAGAAAGATGACTCTCATTTCCTGAGTTAAAATACTTGAGGTTTGTCcgtatttatttttgcaataaataaaatcacgataatgataattatatatttaaaaatataccgtaaatttttttttatggcaaaatacttaatcatttaCAAGTATAAACAGCagaatcagaaatatttaaaattaatctataacaccatctggtaaaataaaataataagttatatttttaagaaagcaATTTGTTTCTGTGcgtgaaaactaaactgaatgcTTTCACAGTTTGGATAACAGGTATCTGTTACTGGTAACAAGGTAACTGTTACCTTGGACTAGCCGTCGTAATCCAAGCTTCAGGATTCATTGCGACAGCTATAAATCTTTTACTGATTTAAGCTTTTTTTATGCTTCggtcaaataaacattttacaatcatCGACTATAATTATCCTTcagatcttaataaaataatcactttatattttattaaaatatctaattttaacaatcttttttattaacttttacggATATCTaagactttaataaaatttgtaatgttttataactGTAGAACGCCTATTTTCTGTAAATAAGATAAagtcaattttcttattttagtatttcagaTACCGCGCAGTatccattaaataataataatataagtacatATCAAATACATaagagataaaacattaaaaatatcagactATCCATTTAAAACCTGGTAGAAGTTAATCTGGATTATCGATGTCCTACTGTATctgatttaatataaacttatttatttatttattattttgtaatcgatgataaaatatgtttgtattttacagAATTTGCTGAGTATGAACCGCTGGAAAATGTGCATTCTCGAATTCGCAGAGCTACCTGTGATCTTCTAAGTTTTCAATCAAAATGGGTCACACCAAATCATGCAGCATGCGCTGCTCATTGCATAGTTTTAGGAAAAAAAGGAGGCCGATGTAAGGATGCCGTATGCCACTgccgaaattaaaattacagttttacgtactataataatccataaaaatcaaattaaacaaaaaaaatcaataaaaatattttaaaagcgattcattttcgttattattttcttcttaattgtaaacatttatttatttacgcattaatattataaactactAGCCTTCTCGTCTACACAAGGGGCTCAGCCCCCTGAACCCCCCGCTGTGATCGTTATCCTCACGGTTTTGAGAATAACAGTGATAAGCGAAAGCTCTCTTCCACCAAGTTTTACCTTGTTCTTGACATAGACGCTCTGATACGCTTCTGCTGTAGATGAACTCTTTTGGTTCCTCCTTTCCATCACCATAGAATACCCTACATCTCGGGAAGGGGTCAATGTTGAGAGATGAAAATCATATATGTTGTAAAACGCTTAGACTAGTATTTCGAAAAACGAActcaaaaactgtattaaaaataccattttaGGTATAaggtccttaaaaaaaaatcataacttcacCCTCAAGGGAGCTAGGACCTCGACCGATGGCTTAAAATTTTTCCTGGGATAACACTAATGTatccagaaaatttgaaaacaatcggtcGATTGGTTCTCGCGTTGATGCTATTGCAAACGAA belongs to Lycorma delicatula isolate Av1 chromosome 1, ASM4794821v1, whole genome shotgun sequence and includes:
- the LOC142324269 gene encoding defensin-like translates to MKFNVLSAFSVALLMFIILLQSSRAYPAPDEFDEQEFAEYEPLENVHSRIRRATCDLLSFQSKWVTPNHAACAAHCIVLGKKGGRCKDAVCHCRN